GGTCCATCTGCGTGTGCATCTCTCAGATTTGTGCAACGGGCTTGGATGACGTGTGAGTGGAATGTGTGGGCGGGAGGGTGGCTGCATTGCCCGTTGATCGGCGTCTTTGAGTTTGAGGCTGTCACCAAAGTCAACGGTGGCTAAAAATGGAGCCCTGGTTGGTTGACCGCGGCACCGGCTTCAGGGGGAGATGTGCcggagggaagggggtgctgACTCCACTTTGTCGTTGGGCTCAGATTGACATTTGACAGATTCTTTCAATTTTGGTGGTTCATGATTGATGGGAATAACCAGCGGGAAGCAGCGTGGTGGTATTGGGCTGTTTATTTCATGCAAGGCGGCAAGGCGGTGCGAGGATGTGTACATGTATGGAGGTCAGTCGAGGCAGGTCATGATGCAAAGTcttgttttggtggttgatgtgctGCATGATACCTGATCATGAGCACGAGATGAGAGTGTGGGCAACGAAGTGGGAAGAGAGGGCTTTTGGAGAGATTTTCTTGGGATTAAATGTTTCTTTATTGACTGTTGCCCTGATCTTCTGTTTCAGGGCGCCAAGACTGGGCCTGTTTGTCAaagtggtgggtggtggtgatgcgaTGATGGCCCGCGCCGAGCAAAAGCTTCCCCAGCTCTTGGTGTTGCATCAGCTACTCGTACACCGCCCCAACCTAGCCAAAAGCACTCCACTTGTTTGATCCAGACCAGACTCTCACACTTATCGCAGCTCCATACCCAACCTACACCTGCAATATTAGTGACGTGAGCTAAAAAGACGAGATAGCTCGCCAAAGAATAGCGATATCTCACAGTCAAATTGCTTGAACTGTGAAGAGTGTGTAGGTGCTGTGCctgaccaaaaaaaaaaaaaaaaaactatcGTCGATCGCGGTTTGGCAGCACAAGACGGGGGCCAGGACGGGGACCCCTGGCGTCCAACCCTCCAATGCGCTAGCGCCCAGGCGGGATCCTTGGGTGGAGAGAGCACCAGTCGGCTTTTTCATCGCGTCCCTCTTTTTGGCTGCGGCGCACCCGCCAATCAGCACCGATGGGATGCGACAAGCTTGGGCCATCTCTCCAAAGCAGCCCGTGCGGAACCGAAGTCTGCAGGTCGGGGGTCGGGTGGTCACGCATCTTTCCCCAGAAGCACCAGAAACAGGACAAGGGCGCAAAATTTATGCCTGGTCCGGTGCAtttctccatcctcgtccaTCCATTCattctcctcaccctcgctgCCGACCGAGAGAGAGATTGTGTCTGGCCTTGTTTGTCTGCTAATGTCCAACACCGGGGCCACCTGACCTACCTGCATAAGCTGCGCCTTTGATCCCGAGAGAGCTGCCAGCCGGCGCAAGCTCTCCCTTGTGAGAGGCTGAGGTGACCAACGAAACGGCCCAAGAAAATTCAACAGATCCTCCGTCATTGTTCCTCGATCGAGCTCACAGCGCGCCATGGACCcaagacaaccaccaccaccaccaccaccacagcacccCTTCTCGCGGAACGCTGCCGCCTCGCCCTTTACACGACCGTCATTCCCGCCAGCAAACGCGAACCCAGCGACATCGCAACCTCCGTATCCACCCGCGCCATCATCGCATCCATCGTCCCACGGCTCTCAACCACATCCGCCGTCCCATCCCGCgtcccatccctcccatcctccgcaGCCCACCGGCCCTCCCTACTCCGAAATGCACGCGCGCAAACCCTCCGATCCGCCTCCCTATTACCCGGGCGCGAGACAGTATGGTGGTCCCGAGCCTGGTCCCGGCCCGATGCCGCCGTCGACACACTCGCGACATCCGAGCACCTCCTCAATAGCTTCAGGTCCAGCCATGACTCGCGcgatgccgccgccaccatcctcgccgccacaacagcagggacagcagcagcagcaaggaggACCAGGCGTTCATCAAATGGGAGGCCCTTATGGtccaccagcaccgcgcCCTCCTCCTGTCCAAGTTGGACCCCCATCCGCTTTTCCTCGAGGACGTGAACTGCCCGCGCTGGAATCGCTGACGAGGACCGGTCAGCCTGGAAGCAGTATGTCCATCTCTTCGATGCTCGCCAACAGGGAGCCCTCACAGTACGCGCCTGGACCACCTCCAAATGGTCCCGGCCCCGGCCCTGGTTCTGGTCCCGGTCCCGGTCCCGGTCCTGGTCCTGGTCCTGGTCCTGGTCCTGGCTACAATCAACAACCTGTTCATGCGTCTCCTCGAATACATCAAGCTGCACCGCCAGAATACGTGCCATTTCGACGACCACAAACTCCAGAACATCATCGCATGTACGATGGCCGCGATCCAAGAGCGCCGGCCGGAGCATCTCCTCAGGCCTACAACTCGACGCCAGAGGTACAACGCTATGGCACCCCACAGGCCTATCCTCCAAGAGGCGGGCCACCGATGTCGCTTAACGAGCAAGGAAGGGATCCTAGGGAGCCACCACGAATGCCAAACACGAGCGTGCCTCCTCGGCCCAACAGCCAGCCAAAATCCTTCCAGCCTGTTGGACATCCCCGAATGGAAGTAACCAGACCGCCTAATGAATTGTATGGACACAGAGAAGAACAACTACGGCCAGCTCCGGCCGAGGAATACAACCCCGAACGTCCGATCAGAGTGCTCAAGTATGAAGAACAGCGGTTCATGCCGGATAGGGAACGACATGAAAGGGAaaggcaggagagggagcgtcATGAGCGGGATATGGAGTTTCGGGAAAGAGAGCGGCGAGAGAGGGCCATGTCCGGTGGCGATCCAGGACGACCACCACATGGCATGCATCCGCAAGAATATGCGCGGCAGATGGAACAACGGGCTCAGCAGGGTTACGGTCGCCCTCCAGAACCGCGGGAACAGGGTAATCACTGGCCAAGGCCTGGCTACGAGCCAGCGCGAGCTCCCTACGACCCTGCCATGCACCATGGACCTCCGAGACACCAAGAGTACCCTCCTGCCTCCGGACCGCACTACAACAACGGCCCTCACCAATATGTGGAACGCCATCCAATGCCCCCTCACCAAAACGCCATCCCCCCACCTGGACCTGTACATCCCCAGTCTTACGATTCACCGGACCGCCAGCGCATGAACCACATGCACATGGACCGCCAGCCACACCCGCAACAGCTCCCACCACGAAGCCGTGAGGACCAAGCCGTTCCACCTCCGTCTGTCGCGTAcggcggggtgggtggtCCACCCATGTACGACTCTCCTCGTAACCGGAGCATAGAGGAGCTCAATGCGCCACATGGAAACCAGCGAAATTTATTAGGGATCCAGGAAATCAACAGAAAGGGCCGCATCTCACCATTGCCGCAAGCAGTGCAAGGAGCCCAGCCCCAGCTAGCGGGTCCAGCCGGTGAACCAGGCATCAAGAGCGAGTTTGGTCGCATGTTTTCAGGCATTGGTAGCGGTGTGGGTGCCATCTCCAGCCCTGTTCCCACAGGTGCGCAGCTTCCCTTCAATACCATGGGATTGATCCGCCGCGAGGAGCCGGACGGTCCCCTGCACGAACCGGTTGTGGAGATGGCGAAGCCTGGAcgtgggaagaggaggaagttgaaggaggaggatcttCGAGACGAAGAGGGTAGCACAGGCAGATCGACCCCAGTGGGTGGCCGTgccaagaaggcaaagaCGCATgcgcaccaccatcatcagtaTGTCCATGCCCCAGGCTTCCCAGGTCAAGCATCTAACGTCggcagtcatcatcaccaccatcaccatcatggtATGGACCAGACAGGATCCCCTGCCAGTGCCGCCAACGCCCCCTTCAAACACGTAAAGGGCTCTACTCCTGTCCCTTCCCCGGCCTCTGCCCTCGGAAGAGAACTTCCGAAcgcccatcaccaccaccatcacgcaGCCCCTAGATCGGCCCAAGCCAAAGCTGTCCCGCCACCCCGGAGCCCGTCTCCTGTCGTTCTTCCCAAGCCGAAACAAATCATCTCGTCAAAAGCCGtgctggaggcggtggcggatTACCCGCGCACACACCTCGGAGATGTTGTCTACAAGCCACGGCTCCAACCGGCTCGGGCCCAGGACCCCCGGACAGGGAGACCACCACGAACACCGTTCAAGTCCACCATGGAGCCACTGCCTTTTGACATGATACGAGACAAGTTCAACTGTACGCTCACGGTCAAGATCGGAAAAGAGCATCTGAGCAGCGACGTTCGCGAGGAAATTACGCGGACGAGAGCGTTGTGGGGGACAGAGGTATACACGGACGATTCAGATGTGATTGCCGCCTGCATTCATGGCGGGTGGATTAGGGGCGAGTGGCATAGGgatgtcaacatcaaccttctcaacctcgaccaAGGCTACAGCATATCTGACGTGCAGGAGGAAACCAGGCGACAGGTTGCTACCGACGGGCGTTCATCCACACCCACTCCGTCCAACCTCATTGTTCTCGACGCTCCGCCCAAGACAGGTCCCATGGCAGTGCCTGAAAACCGCGACCTACACGTCAGGCTTGTGATTCTGCCCCGACTGGAGAAGTACGCTTCCACAACGCGATTCGGCATCAAGAGTCGAGAATTTGGCGGCTCACTCGCATCCGCCGACGACGGCAGGCCACGGATCAATGCCACACACGACGGAATCAGCTACATGATCACCGAAATCAGGTGGCTCACCAACGGGGGTGAGTCGCAGAACAGGCTCAGGGGCAAAGCACGACGCGAAAGGATACGAAAGGCGCTGCGAGAGATCGAGCTGACCCCTGCATGGGCAAAGGCGACGAGTAACGGCAGTGCGGCAGGGTCGGAGCGGCAAGGACCTGTCAGCAAGGCGCCCAGCGAAGTGGACAAGGAGAACCAACCGCAACGCAACGCAGAGGAAATGGAAGTGGATGATTCGAAAACGCAGCAAGGAGCAAAGGAAGCTGTGAATGGGCAGCAGGGCGGAGACACCGGCAGCAAGAGTGCGAGCGAGGGTACGACGACAGGACTGGCAGAAAATGGGGTTTCTGTGACAGAAAAAGCGCCGGCGGCTGTGGAGGCGACAGAATCTGGGACAGAGGTGTCTGTAGTCCCGATGGAAACAGCCGCCCCTGAGCCCACCGTGTAGAGAGATATCCAAGTCAGTGTTGCTGGGACTGTTTGGGCGAAGCTTGTGGCCAGAGTTCGAAGTGTTTTGAGCATTGCTTAAAGTGGTTTCGTCTCGCAGCGTGTTAGATAGATACCTAAGGTAGTCAGTTGGATCAAGCGTTGCAGTGTGTTGTGTATGGCCTTTAGTTCTTGATTACTGGCTTGCTCTCTCATGAAGGCAGCGCTTTTGTTGTACAGACTGTTGATACAAGAAATGACACCTTCCTCTGCTCCATTCCTTTTAGAAATCCGTCACCCTCCCATTGTAGCTCCAATCACCCTTGTCACCCCATCTCAGAGGCTCGTTCTTTGGTCCGCCCACTTCGCCCGTCTTGGGGTTGACATCTCCTTCAAACTCGGGAGGGGCACCCTTCCTGATGCCACCGCTAAAGGTCGGCTCTTCTTCTGGCTGGGCAGTCTTTGCTTCTGCTGGTTGCTGGGCAGGGTCGgtagagggggaggagacgtGTCTTGACGTCGAGAGGGGCTGGTCGGCGGGGGCCTGGTtatgggaggagagggcagcTTCGGCGGCTCGTTGGAGGCGCTCAAACTCGGCTTGCTGGTCTGCTGGAAGacggggtggagagggagaggattggAGGAAAGAGGCGGCGTAGGTGCGCGTTGCGACGGGGGTGATT
This window of the Podospora pseudoanserina strain CBS 124.78 chromosome 3, whole genome shotgun sequence genome carries:
- a CDS encoding hypothetical protein (EggNog:ENOG503NXMY; COG:S) codes for the protein MDPRQPPPPPPPQHPFSRNAAASPFTRPSFPPANANPATSQPPYPPAPSSHPSSHGSQPHPPSHPASHPSHPPQPTGPPYSEMHARKPSDPPPYYPGARQYGGPEPGPGPMPPSTHSRHPSTSSIASGPAMTRAMPPPPSSPPQQQGQQQQQGGPGVHQMGGPYGPPAPRPPPVQVGPPSAFPRGRELPALESLTRTGQPGSSMSISSMLANREPSQYAPGPPPNGPGPGPGSGPGPGPGPGPGPGPGPGYNQQPVHASPRIHQAAPPEYVPFRRPQTPEHHRMYDGRDPRAPAGASPQAYNSTPEVQRYGTPQAYPPRGGPPMSLNEQGRDPREPPRMPNTSVPPRPNSQPKSFQPVGHPRMEVTRPPNELYGHREEQLRPAPAEEYNPERPIRVLKYEEQRFMPDRERHERERQERERHERDMEFRERERRERAMSGGDPGRPPHGMHPQEYARQMEQRAQQGYGRPPEPREQGNHWPRPGYEPARAPYDPAMHHGPPRHQEYPPASGPHYNNGPHQYVERHPMPPHQNAIPPPGPVHPQSYDSPDRQRMNHMHMDRQPHPQQLPPRSREDQAVPPPSVAYGGVGGPPMYDSPRNRSIEELNAPHGNQRNLLGIQEINRKGRISPLPQAVQGAQPQLAGPAGEPGIKSEFGRMFSGIGSGVGAISSPVPTGAQLPFNTMGLIRREEPDGPLHEPVVEMAKPGRGKRRKLKEEDLRDEEGSTGRSTPVGGRAKKAKTHAHHHHHHHHHHHHHGMDQTGSPASAANAPFKHVKGSTPVPSPASALGRELPNAHHHHHHAAPRSAQAKAVPPPRSPSPVVLPKPKQIISSKAVLEAVADYPRTHLGDVVYKPRLQPARAQDPRTGRPPRTPFKSTMEPLPFDMIRDKFNCTLTVKIGKEHLSSDVREEITRTRALWGTEVYTDDSDVIAACIHGGWIRGEWHRDVNINLLNLDQGYSISDVQEETRRQVATDGRSSTPTPSNLIVLDAPPKTGPMAVPENRDLHVRLVILPRLEKYASTTRFGIKSREFGGSLASADDGRPRINATHDGISYMITEIRWLTNGGESQNRLRGKARRERIRKALREIELTPAWAKATSNGSAAGSERQGPVSKAPSEVDKENQPQRNAEEMEVDDSKTQQGAKEAVNGQQGGDTGSKSASEGTTTGLAENGVSVTEKAPAAVEATESGTEVSVVPMETAAPEPTV
- a CDS encoding hypothetical protein (EggNog:ENOG503P4ME; COG:S; BUSCO:EOG09265K4K), whose protein sequence is MSRVFSLGPFILRPLRASSIITPVATRTYAASFLQSSPSPPRLPADQQAEFERLQRAAEAALSSHNQAPADQPLSTSRHVSSPSTDPAQQPAEAKTAQPEEEPTFSGGIRKGAPPEFEGDVNPKTGEVGGPKNEPLRWGDKGDWSYNGRVTDF